The proteins below come from a single Afipia felis ATCC 53690 genomic window:
- a CDS encoding ABC transporter permease → MSEQTALENVKVRAAVPDADQGGKLAAASTPLMAAYQIIFGIVLLLIWQAASLWLIDPFFISSPVEVLERLWVWTRDGSIFLHIWATLYATFLGFVIGSVAGVIGGIWLGVSPFFSRLLNPYIWAFNALPKVALAPLLILWFGLGIQSKVALAAVLVVFLVFVNTFSGVREVDQDLIDGVRLMKAKRSQILMKVILPSAMSWIFVGLKSALPYALIGVIIGEMIASNKGLGYLVQRAGSEFDTAGAFAALTIIAVIAAILNELVQAAQSRLERWKIVSR, encoded by the coding sequence TTGAGCGAGCAAACGGCACTTGAGAACGTCAAGGTTCGCGCCGCCGTTCCTGATGCGGATCAGGGCGGAAAGCTTGCCGCTGCAAGCACGCCGCTGATGGCGGCGTATCAGATCATCTTTGGAATCGTGCTGCTGCTGATCTGGCAGGCGGCGTCGCTCTGGCTGATCGATCCGTTCTTCATCAGCAGTCCCGTGGAAGTGCTTGAACGTCTCTGGGTCTGGACGCGTGACGGAAGCATTTTCCTGCACATCTGGGCGACGCTTTACGCCACCTTTCTCGGCTTCGTGATCGGCTCGGTGGCGGGTGTGATCGGTGGAATCTGGCTGGGCGTATCGCCGTTCTTCAGCCGGTTGCTCAATCCGTATATCTGGGCCTTCAACGCACTTCCGAAAGTGGCTTTGGCGCCGCTGCTCATTCTGTGGTTCGGCCTCGGCATTCAGTCCAAGGTTGCGCTGGCCGCGGTGCTCGTAGTGTTTCTCGTTTTTGTCAACACGTTCTCGGGCGTGCGCGAGGTTGATCAGGATTTGATCGACGGTGTTCGGTTGATGAAGGCGAAACGCTCGCAAATCCTGATGAAAGTGATTCTGCCGTCGGCGATGTCATGGATTTTCGTCGGTCTGAAGTCTGCGCTGCCTTATGCGCTGATCGGCGTCATCATCGGTGAAATGATCGCCTCCAACAAAGGGCTCGGATATCTCGTTCAGCGCGCGGGCAGCGAGTTCGATACCGCAGGTGCCTTTGCTGCGTTGACGATCATTGCGGTGATCGCCGCAATCCTCAATGAATTGGTGCAGGCGGCGCAGTCGCGGCTTGAACGCTGGAAGATCGTCAGTCGATAA
- a CDS encoding ABC transporter ATP-binding protein, producing MTATPLLEVKGVTLQYRTPSYLITATYRVDFNVFQGDRFILLGPSGCGKSTLLKAVGGYMAPTEGEMKLKSKVIRHPGPDRMMVFQEFDQLLPWKSVKENVMFPLQCTNKLGAREAEEKAMHYIRKVNLEKFADSHPHMLSGGMKQRVAIARGMAMEPDILLMDEPFAALDALTRRKMQDELLALWDETRFTVLFVTHSIPEAIKIGNRILLLSPHPGQVKAELNGGVQGEEAAELEHRIQTMLFADTIEEAENV from the coding sequence ATGACAGCAACTCCGTTATTGGAGGTGAAGGGCGTCACGTTGCAATACAGGACGCCGAGCTATCTCATCACCGCGACCTATCGCGTTGATTTCAATGTTTTTCAGGGCGACAGGTTTATCCTGCTCGGCCCTTCGGGTTGCGGCAAATCGACGTTGCTGAAGGCCGTCGGCGGCTATATGGCGCCCACTGAGGGCGAGATGAAGCTGAAGAGCAAGGTGATCCGCCATCCCGGTCCTGACCGGATGATGGTGTTTCAGGAGTTCGACCAGCTGCTGCCCTGGAAGAGCGTCAAAGAAAACGTGATGTTTCCCTTGCAGTGCACCAACAAGCTCGGCGCGCGTGAAGCCGAGGAGAAGGCCATGCACTACATCCGCAAGGTCAATCTGGAAAAATTCGCCGACAGTCATCCGCACATGCTCTCGGGCGGCATGAAGCAGCGCGTGGCGATCGCGCGCGGCATGGCGATGGAGCCGGATATCCTCTTGATGGACGAGCCGTTCGCCGCGCTCGATGCGCTGACGCGCCGCAAGATGCAGGACGAATTGCTGGCACTCTGGGACGAAACGCGCTTCACGGTGCTATTCGTCACGCATTCCATTCCTGAGGCGATCAAGATCGGCAACCGCATCCTGTTGCTGTCGCCGCATCCCGGCCAGGTCAAGGCTGAGCTCAACGGCGGTGTGCAGGGTGAGGAGGCGGCCGAGCTGGAGCATCGCATCCAGACCATGCTGTTTGCCGACACCATCGAGGAGGCGGAAAATGTCTGA
- a CDS encoding Lrp/AsnC family transcriptional regulator, whose amino-acid sequence MPKLDAIDRKILSILQADSRITMQDLAERVGLSVSPCHRRVKLLEENGIITRYGAMVDQKSLGLHVSVFISIKLERQKEEDLNRFAKAISGWSEVLECYLMTGNRDYLLRVVAADLASYETFLKTKLTRLNGIASIESSFALSQVKYSVSLPV is encoded by the coding sequence ATGCCAAAACTCGACGCGATCGACCGCAAAATCCTTTCAATTCTTCAGGCGGACAGCCGGATCACGATGCAGGATCTCGCCGAGCGAGTAGGCCTGTCGGTCTCGCCCTGTCATCGTCGCGTGAAGCTGCTCGAAGAAAACGGCATCATCACGCGTTACGGCGCGATGGTCGATCAGAAATCACTCGGCTTGCATGTGAGCGTTTTCATCTCGATCAAGCTCGAGCGGCAAAAAGAGGAAGACCTCAATCGTTTCGCAAAGGCGATCTCGGGGTGGAGCGAGGTGCTGGAATGCTATCTGATGACCGGTAACCGCGACTATTTGCTTCGTGTGGTTGCCGCTGACCTGGCGTCCTACGAGACATTCCTCAAAACCAAGCTGACACGTCTCAATGGAATTGCTTCGATCGAATCGAGTTTTGCGCTCAGTCAGGTGAAGTATTCGGTATCGCTACCTGTCTGA
- a CDS encoding enoyl-CoA hydratase-related protein encodes MSLTLLERPHEHVALLKLNRPEARNALNDPLRAELASQFEKLAADRNTRCIVITGNERVFAAGADLKEAVESSPIDMMARRVLYFWKVVAGCRKPLIAAVNGFALGGGCELALQADIIVAGEGAKFGQSEVSVGIMPGGGATQRLTRAIGKYRAMKMLLTGEHVSAEEARRLGFVNDVVPDDKVVETAIGIAKTIASMPPLAVEQIKEVVLAGMDSSLDAGLMLERKAFEMLFASRDQEEGMRAFIEKRKPNFEGR; translated from the coding sequence ATGTCGTTGACCCTGCTGGAGCGGCCGCATGAGCATGTGGCATTGTTGAAGCTCAATCGTCCCGAGGCGCGCAACGCGCTCAACGATCCCTTGCGGGCGGAGCTGGCAAGTCAGTTCGAAAAGCTGGCGGCGGATCGCAACACGCGCTGCATCGTCATCACGGGTAATGAACGCGTGTTCGCCGCCGGTGCGGACCTGAAGGAGGCTGTCGAGTCGAGTCCGATCGATATGATGGCACGGCGCGTTCTTTATTTCTGGAAGGTGGTCGCGGGTTGCCGCAAGCCGTTAATTGCGGCGGTCAATGGTTTCGCGCTGGGTGGCGGCTGCGAACTGGCCCTGCAGGCCGATATCATTGTGGCAGGCGAAGGAGCAAAGTTCGGCCAGTCCGAAGTTAGCGTCGGTATCATGCCGGGTGGCGGTGCCACGCAGCGGCTGACCCGCGCAATCGGTAAGTATCGCGCCATGAAGATGCTGCTGACCGGCGAGCATGTCTCCGCGGAGGAAGCCCGCAGGCTCGGTTTCGTGAATGACGTCGTGCCGGATGATAAGGTGGTCGAGACCGCCATAGGTATTGCAAAAACCATTGCCTCGATGCCACCGCTTGCGGTGGAACAGATCAAGGAAGTGGTTCTGGCGGGAATGGACAGTTCGCTCGATGCCGGACTGATGCTGGAGCGCAAGGCGTTCGAGATGCTGTTCGCGTCTCGCGATCAAGAAGAAGGCATGCGAGCGTTCATCGAAAAACGTAAGCCGAATTTCGAAGGCCGCTGA
- a CDS encoding acetate--CoA ligase family protein: MTQTKPQASEAKDALKALLAPRSIAILGASSDFRKVSGRPVKHLLDKGYKGRIYPVNPRADMIGPLKAYPSVAAIDDEIDLAIIVLPASEVLNCVRELGAKGVPVAVIFSSGFSELGDAGRKYEQDVVAAAREGGVRLCGPNCLGLINSFDSVLATFSQYADSDTPSGPIGFVTQSGAFGTAIAALARRRGLGLGYFVNTGNEADLTFSEIMGEVIRDPRIKMGAGYIEGLKGGEDFVALAEQAMVAGKPLVMTKVGRLGAGARAAASHTGSLAGDDVVFDGVVRQHGIIRARNEEHMLDIAEVMSCCKLPEGNGIGLLTQSGGAGVLMADRAQEVGLSVPVLQPETQAALQKVIPGFGAVGNPVDVTGQFVADPNLLLESVKLMLADPNVDVGIVWFQLMEAHVEKLVKVLVEVRDQVTKPFVVCWVAAPEAGVLALRNEGIAVLRGAEPAVDAVAALVQYAEMRRKWLARREDRKAIKLPKLDLPSKGVISTMDGVKLLDQCGIAHVPTVLATSADEAAQAANKLGYPVVLKIESPDILHKTEAGGVMLRLTDEAKVRQAFETIIANAKKYKPDARLHGVVVQAMASGDTEFVIGLQNDPVFGPVIMAGLGGVLIEVLRDVVFRKVPLCEGEAADMLDALHGKAVLAGVRGRPPVDRKGLVEMICAVSRLGAALGPKLSTLDLNPIMLGEKSATAVDWLMMLDDA; encoded by the coding sequence ATGACACAAACGAAGCCGCAAGCAAGTGAAGCGAAGGATGCATTGAAGGCGCTGCTGGCGCCGCGTTCGATCGCGATCCTTGGCGCGTCGTCGGACTTCCGCAAGGTTAGCGGCCGTCCGGTCAAGCATTTGCTCGATAAAGGCTACAAGGGCCGTATTTATCCGGTGAACCCGCGGGCGGACATGATCGGGCCGTTGAAGGCCTATCCGAGTGTGGCGGCGATCGACGACGAGATCGATCTCGCGATCATTGTTCTACCGGCGAGTGAAGTTCTGAATTGTGTGCGTGAGCTCGGCGCGAAAGGTGTGCCGGTCGCCGTCATTTTTAGCTCCGGCTTTTCCGAGCTCGGCGATGCGGGACGCAAGTACGAACAGGACGTCGTGGCGGCTGCGCGCGAGGGCGGCGTGCGGTTGTGCGGTCCGAACTGTCTTGGTCTCATCAATTCGTTTGACAGCGTGCTGGCGACGTTCAGCCAGTACGCCGACAGCGACACGCCATCGGGACCCATCGGCTTTGTCACGCAATCCGGCGCGTTCGGCACCGCCATCGCTGCGCTCGCGCGCCGTCGTGGGCTGGGGCTCGGCTATTTCGTCAATACCGGCAATGAAGCCGACCTCACTTTCTCTGAAATCATGGGCGAGGTTATTCGCGATCCGCGCATCAAAATGGGCGCGGGCTACATCGAGGGCTTGAAGGGCGGCGAGGATTTCGTCGCGCTGGCGGAGCAGGCGATGGTTGCGGGCAAGCCACTGGTCATGACGAAGGTCGGACGACTGGGCGCAGGCGCACGCGCCGCCGCCTCGCATACCGGATCGCTCGCAGGCGACGATGTGGTGTTTGATGGCGTGGTGCGTCAGCACGGCATCATCCGCGCGCGGAATGAAGAACATATGCTCGACATCGCCGAGGTAATGTCCTGCTGCAAATTGCCGGAAGGCAACGGCATCGGCCTGTTGACGCAATCCGGCGGCGCGGGTGTGCTGATGGCGGATCGTGCGCAGGAGGTCGGTCTTTCTGTGCCGGTGCTTCAGCCGGAGACGCAGGCAGCGCTGCAGAAGGTCATTCCTGGTTTCGGTGCGGTGGGTAATCCGGTCGATGTCACCGGACAGTTCGTGGCCGATCCGAATTTGCTTCTCGAAAGCGTCAAGCTGATGCTGGCCGATCCGAATGTCGATGTCGGCATCGTCTGGTTCCAGTTGATGGAAGCGCATGTCGAGAAGCTAGTGAAGGTTCTCGTCGAAGTTCGTGATCAGGTGACGAAGCCGTTCGTCGTATGCTGGGTAGCTGCCCCGGAAGCGGGTGTGCTCGCGCTGCGCAATGAAGGCATCGCGGTGCTGCGCGGTGCGGAGCCCGCGGTGGATGCGGTGGCTGCGCTTGTGCAATACGCCGAGATGCGGCGCAAATGGCTGGCGCGGCGCGAGGACCGGAAGGCGATCAAGCTGCCGAAGCTCGATCTTCCCTCCAAAGGCGTCATCTCCACAATGGACGGCGTAAAGCTGCTCGATCAATGCGGCATCGCGCATGTCCCGACGGTACTGGCGACCTCTGCTGACGAAGCCGCACAAGCGGCCAACAAACTCGGCTATCCAGTCGTGCTAAAGATCGAGTCGCCGGACATTCTGCACAAGACTGAGGCAGGCGGTGTCATGCTGCGCCTCACGGATGAAGCGAAGGTGCGGCAGGCTTTCGAGACGATCATCGCCAACGCAAAAAAATATAAGCCGGATGCCAGGCTGCATGGTGTGGTCGTGCAGGCGATGGCGAGCGGCGACACCGAGTTTGTCATCGGTCTGCAAAACGATCCGGTTTTTGGACCGGTTATCATGGCGGGCCTGGGCGGCGTTCTGATCGAGGTGCTGCGCGATGTCGTGTTCCGCAAGGTGCCGCTCTGCGAAGGCGAGGCGGCGGACATGCTGGATGCGTTGCATGGCAAGGCGGTGCTGGCCGGCGTGAGAGGTCGTCCTCCGGTCGACCGGAAGGGACTCGTCGAGATGATCTGTGCGGTGTCTCGTCTTGGTGCGGCGCTTGGTCCCAAACTTTCGACGCTCGATCTCAATCCCATTATGTTGGGCGAAAAATCGGCTACTGCCGTCGACTGGCTGATGATGCTTGATGACGCATAG
- a CDS encoding GntR family transcriptional regulator — translation MPSAEIVKEEVSQRRGQTVDDIIGRVRNAILAGRIVPGQRLVANDLVEQLGVSRGSIREALQRLSAEGLVDITPNRGAMVRRLSREQVRDLFQIRINLEGLGARLAAEHIHEADHRKQFLAVWNEVKPDGSERAWSLFMQQNRLYHRTIVSIGGNKQLTQLIDNLQLPIVMFQVGQSMQPENSARSHHDHILIAEAILAGDAQGAQTAMENHLKGSADWILQLPNTAFGLSP, via the coding sequence ATGCCAAGCGCTGAAATCGTGAAAGAAGAAGTGAGCCAAAGGCGCGGGCAAACCGTCGACGACATCATCGGACGCGTGCGCAACGCCATTCTCGCGGGCCGCATCGTTCCCGGCCAACGGCTTGTCGCAAACGATCTCGTCGAGCAACTCGGCGTCAGTCGCGGCTCGATCCGCGAAGCCTTGCAGCGCCTTTCGGCGGAAGGACTCGTGGACATCACGCCGAACCGCGGCGCGATGGTCCGCAGGCTGTCGCGTGAACAGGTCCGCGACCTGTTTCAGATCCGCATCAACCTTGAAGGGCTTGGGGCAAGGCTTGCGGCCGAGCACATCCACGAGGCGGATCATCGCAAGCAATTTCTGGCCGTATGGAACGAGGTGAAGCCGGACGGATCGGAGCGTGCGTGGTCACTCTTCATGCAGCAGAACAGGCTTTATCACCGCACGATCGTCAGCATCGGCGGCAACAAGCAACTCACGCAGCTTATCGACAATCTGCAGCTTCCGATCGTGATGTTTCAGGTTGGTCAATCGATGCAGCCGGAAAACTCGGCGCGCTCGCATCACGATCACATTCTGATCGCGGAAGCCATTCTCGCCGGCGACGCGCAAGGCGCGCAGACCGCGATGGAAAACCATTTGAAGGGTTCGGCAGATTGGATTCTGCAACTGCCCAACACGGCATTCGGGTTAAGCCCCTGA
- a CDS encoding alpha/beta fold hydrolase, whose protein sequence is MTSDPRIVSEEHWAKKGDVSLFVARKRLCERQADQQKRLPVVLVHGSSNSALPTFDLTVPGHPDYSLMDWLALRGWDVWAMDHEGYGRSTVTSGNSDIATGVEDLKAMARVIAAETGCAEFNLYGLSSGSLRVAAFAQAAPEHAARIVLDAFVWTGEGSPTLEKRKAGIAQFKASNRRAIDLDYLVGIFLRDGPGTTDPAVAEACARAQLAYGDSVPTGTYLDMTTRLPLVDPGKISAPTFVVRGEHDSLATMDDLLAFFQRLPTNDKRFAVLPHLAHIATLGKNRHALWDAVDEFFKAGSISDR, encoded by the coding sequence ATGACGTCCGATCCGCGCATCGTCAGCGAAGAACATTGGGCGAAGAAGGGAGACGTTTCGTTGTTCGTGGCGCGCAAGCGGTTGTGTGAGCGCCAAGCGGACCAGCAAAAACGTCTCCCTGTGGTTCTCGTACACGGGTCCTCGAATTCGGCATTGCCGACCTTCGACCTCACCGTGCCGGGACATCCCGACTATTCGCTGATGGACTGGCTGGCGTTGCGCGGATGGGATGTCTGGGCAATGGACCATGAAGGCTATGGCCGCTCGACCGTAACCTCCGGCAATTCGGATATCGCGACCGGTGTTGAAGACCTGAAGGCGATGGCGCGCGTAATAGCGGCCGAGACAGGGTGCGCGGAATTCAACCTGTATGGCCTGTCCTCAGGCTCGCTGCGGGTTGCAGCCTTCGCGCAGGCCGCGCCCGAACACGCCGCGCGCATCGTGCTGGACGCTTTCGTGTGGACGGGCGAAGGCTCGCCCACGCTGGAAAAGCGCAAGGCGGGTATCGCGCAGTTCAAGGCCTCGAACCGGCGGGCGATCGATCTGGATTACCTTGTCGGGATTTTCCTGCGCGATGGACCGGGCACGACCGATCCGGCAGTGGCCGAAGCATGCGCGCGCGCGCAGCTTGCGTATGGAGATTCTGTTCCGACCGGAACCTATCTGGACATGACGACCAGGCTGCCGCTGGTTGATCCTGGGAAAATTTCCGCTCCGACCTTTGTCGTACGCGGCGAGCATGACAGCCTCGCCACCATGGACGACCTTCTGGCGTTCTTCCAACGTCTGCCGACGAACGACAAGCGGTTTGCCGTTCTGCCGCATCTCGCTCACATCGCGACACTCGGCAAGAATCGTCATGCGCTTTGGGATGCCGTCGACGAGTTTTTCAAGGCTGGATCGATCTCAGACAGGTAG
- a CDS encoding ABC transporter ATP-binding protein, with protein sequence MIELQGIGKTFGAGASRTQAVADVDLRINPRSIVALIGPSGCGKSTLLNMVAGLYRPSSGQVVYDGHAVSDVNTDVGYMTQKDNLLPWRSVLDNIALPLELTGVARDIRYGQARELIRQVGLEGFEDKFPSSLSGGMRKRVSLARMLLYRPKTLLLDEPFAALDAQLRLAMHDLLLRLWSEQQQTIILVTHDLVEAVTLADRVVVFTKRPATVAMDQAVDLPRPRDVREVRFTKDFHDIHNSIWDRLREEYDEEKV encoded by the coding sequence ATGATCGAACTGCAAGGCATCGGGAAAACGTTCGGCGCCGGCGCGAGCCGGACGCAGGCGGTTGCCGATGTCGACCTTAGGATCAACCCCCGCTCGATCGTCGCGCTGATCGGCCCCTCCGGCTGCGGCAAGTCCACGCTTCTGAACATGGTCGCGGGTCTTTACAGGCCGAGCAGCGGACAGGTCGTCTACGACGGACACGCTGTATCCGACGTCAACACCGACGTCGGATACATGACCCAGAAGGACAACCTTCTGCCGTGGCGCAGCGTTCTCGACAACATTGCGTTGCCGCTCGAACTAACAGGCGTCGCGCGTGACATTCGTTATGGACAGGCGCGGGAGCTGATCCGCCAGGTTGGGCTTGAGGGGTTCGAGGACAAGTTTCCGAGCAGCCTTTCGGGCGGGATGCGTAAGCGGGTCTCTCTTGCCCGGATGCTGCTATACCGGCCGAAGACCCTCCTCCTCGACGAGCCATTCGCTGCGCTCGACGCGCAATTGCGGTTGGCGATGCACGATCTGCTTCTGAGGCTTTGGTCGGAGCAGCAGCAGACGATTATTCTTGTGACACACGATCTCGTGGAAGCTGTTACGCTCGCTGATCGTGTTGTCGTCTTCACCAAGCGTCCGGCCACAGTTGCGATGGATCAGGCCGTCGATCTGCCTCGGCCGAGGGATGTTCGTGAAGTCCGCTTCACCAAGGATTTTCACGACATTCATAACTCGATCTGGGATCGCCTTCGCGAGGAATACGACGAGGAAAAGGTTTGA
- a CDS encoding ABC transporter permease, which translates to MSDASLTMRTLTAPVRPEFVRDMAGAERAPVVLEKPLSIAVRLYNQSWLRKIVILVILALIWEAYGRYLNNNLLFPTFSETMSAFFTNIGNGVLPARAWASIKVLLMGYAVGVTLAALLTALAITTRIGTDFLETLTSMFNPLPAIALLPLALIWFGLGNGSLVFVLVHSVTWAIALNTHSGFLSVSRTLKMVGRNYGLGGFRYISKILIPAAFPSILTGLKIGWAFAWRTLIAAELVFGVSSGSGGLGWFIFENKNSLDIPTVFAGLLTVIIIGLVVENIIFRAIEANTIDRWGMQS; encoded by the coding sequence ATGTCTGATGCATCGCTGACGATGAGGACTCTTACGGCTCCGGTCCGCCCTGAATTCGTGCGAGACATGGCGGGCGCAGAGCGTGCACCGGTGGTGCTGGAAAAGCCGCTGTCGATAGCTGTTCGGCTCTACAATCAGTCGTGGCTGCGCAAGATCGTCATCCTCGTCATTCTGGCGCTCATTTGGGAGGCTTATGGCCGCTACCTGAACAACAATCTGTTGTTCCCGACGTTCAGCGAGACCATGAGCGCGTTCTTCACCAATATCGGGAACGGCGTTCTGCCCGCGCGGGCGTGGGCGTCGATCAAGGTGCTGCTGATGGGTTACGCCGTCGGTGTCACGCTGGCGGCGCTGTTGACGGCATTGGCGATCACCACGCGCATCGGCACCGACTTCCTCGAGACGCTGACCTCGATGTTCAACCCGCTGCCGGCGATCGCGCTGCTGCCGCTGGCGCTGATCTGGTTCGGCCTCGGCAACGGCTCGCTGGTGTTCGTGCTGGTGCACTCGGTGACCTGGGCGATCGCGCTGAACACGCACTCCGGCTTCCTCTCGGTCAGTCGCACGCTGAAGATGGTGGGGCGCAATTACGGGCTCGGCGGCTTCCGCTACATCAGCAAGATTCTGATCCCGGCCGCGTTCCCGAGCATCCTCACCGGCCTGAAGATCGGCTGGGCGTTCGCCTGGCGTACGCTGATCGCGGCCGAACTGGTGTTCGGCGTATCGTCCGGCTCCGGCGGTTTGGGCTGGTTTATTTTCGAAAACAAGAACAGTCTCGATATCCCGACGGTGTTCGCCGGTCTTCTGACCGTCATCATCATCGGTCTGGTGGTCGAGAACATCATCTTCCGTGCGATCGAGGCCAACACCATCGATCGTTGGGGTATGCAGTCGTAA
- a CDS encoding SDR family NAD(P)-dependent oxidoreductase, with the protein MDLGIKDRVAIVTGGGRGIGRESAREFLEAGAKVMICSRTKDELEKTRDELAKQTGGEIKCIVADTTKPEDIARVVDETVKAFGTVDILVNCAGTMYSGRFAEMTDEGLQTQLDTKLFGFLRMIRTVAPIMRKKKWGRIVSMIGGAGKEPDPYMFGSAITNSALLNMTKSLSTEFGPDNVLVNAVCPGWVATALWRQHADGLQRELGVKDEAEARRLAAKKNALERFGKPEELAGAIAFLCSERASYITGVSLNIDGGRLKGLW; encoded by the coding sequence ATGGATTTGGGAATTAAGGATCGCGTTGCCATCGTCACCGGAGGCGGTCGCGGCATCGGCCGGGAAAGCGCCCGCGAATTTCTGGAGGCCGGCGCCAAGGTGATGATCTGCTCGCGCACCAAGGACGAATTGGAAAAGACCCGCGATGAGCTTGCCAAGCAGACTGGCGGCGAAATCAAGTGCATCGTCGCCGACACCACGAAGCCAGAGGATATCGCGCGCGTTGTGGACGAGACCGTCAAGGCATTCGGGACGGTCGACATTCTCGTGAACTGTGCCGGTACGATGTATTCGGGCCGTTTTGCGGAAATGACCGACGAGGGCCTGCAGACACAGCTCGACACCAAGCTGTTCGGCTTCCTGCGTATGATCCGTACCGTCGCGCCGATCATGCGGAAGAAGAAGTGGGGCCGCATCGTCAGCATGATCGGCGGCGCGGGCAAGGAGCCGGATCCGTATATGTTCGGTTCGGCCATTACGAACAGCGCTCTGCTCAACATGACAAAATCGCTTTCGACCGAATTCGGGCCGGATAATGTTCTCGTCAACGCGGTCTGCCCCGGCTGGGTGGCGACGGCGCTGTGGCGCCAGCATGCCGACGGCCTGCAGAGAGAGCTCGGCGTGAAGGATGAGGCTGAAGCGCGGCGTTTGGCCGCGAAGAAAAACGCGCTCGAGCGCTTCGGCAAGCCGGAAGAGCTCGCTGGCGCGATTGCGTTCCTGTGCTCCGAGCGGGCAAGCTACATCACCGGCGTTTCGCTCAACATCGATGGAGGCCGGTTGAAGGGGCTTTGGTAA
- a CDS encoding ABC transporter substrate-binding protein: protein MRAIKCAVLAMFAIIGATCANAQETVRITNIGHGYYAGPLYVAMREKLFEKHGLKADVTFVKGGALVLQSLLSKDADFGILTYEHVITAAAQGKSLVSIFNITTRPINNVIASNELIEANANKSLKEKILALKGKRIGTPSPGGSGEKMLGVLAKEYGLNLPGDIQLVYLGADAGGYVGAFQAKMIDAAMPFEPAGVMLEQKKLGGIFVNLMKGDVEQFRDLTFMGVVTTPDMIQKRPETVKKLVAVFAEAQSILLDPAQGKKIMAAEFPQMEPATNERSYETLTQIWSKDGRMTLEGGKKVYDFLQPPGDKKIEFEKTFTNDFLPAK from the coding sequence ATGAGAGCTATCAAGTGTGCGGTCCTGGCCATGTTTGCGATTATTGGCGCAACATGCGCCAATGCGCAGGAAACCGTTCGTATCACCAATATCGGTCACGGCTATTATGCCGGGCCGCTTTACGTTGCGATGCGCGAGAAGCTGTTCGAGAAGCACGGGCTGAAAGCCGACGTTACTTTCGTGAAAGGCGGCGCGCTGGTTCTGCAGTCATTGCTCAGTAAAGATGCCGATTTTGGCATTCTGACCTACGAGCACGTCATCACGGCGGCTGCGCAGGGCAAGAGTCTTGTCTCCATCTTTAACATCACCACGCGGCCCATCAACAATGTTATCGCCAGCAACGAACTGATCGAGGCCAATGCCAACAAATCTCTGAAAGAGAAAATTCTGGCGCTGAAAGGCAAGCGTATCGGAACGCCTTCGCCAGGTGGCTCGGGAGAGAAGATGCTCGGTGTTCTTGCCAAGGAGTACGGGCTGAACCTGCCGGGCGACATCCAGCTTGTCTATCTCGGTGCGGATGCGGGCGGGTATGTCGGCGCCTTCCAGGCGAAGATGATCGATGCGGCGATGCCGTTCGAACCGGCAGGCGTCATGCTCGAGCAGAAGAAGCTCGGTGGCATTTTCGTCAATCTGATGAAGGGCGATGTCGAGCAGTTTCGCGATCTGACCTTCATGGGTGTCGTCACCACGCCGGATATGATCCAGAAGAGGCCGGAGACCGTGAAGAAGCTCGTGGCTGTGTTCGCGGAAGCCCAGAGTATCCTTCTCGACCCCGCGCAGGGCAAGAAGATCATGGCCGCGGAATTCCCCCAGATGGAACCAGCGACCAACGAACGCTCTTATGAAACCCTGACGCAGATCTGGAGCAAGGATGGTCGCATGACGCTCGAAGGAGGCAAGAAGGTCTACGACTTCCTGCAGCCTCCGGGCGATAAGAAAATCGAATTCGAGAAGACCTTCACCAACGACTTCCTTCCGGCGAAGTGA